Genomic DNA from Shouchella patagoniensis:
CATTCCATCTACTATCTAAAACCACCAATTTTTCTAACAGAAATTCAGTAAGAATAAAAAAGCCGATTAAATAAAGCGCTTTCTAAATGAAATGATGCATGAAGAGTTCTCAAAACAAATAATACGTATGCTACAAATACATAATGTCATAACAAATATACCAGATGATTAAAACATTGAACAGTATTTTTTGAAAATAAAAAACTGTCCCTAAAAACAGAATGACAGTTTTTTTGACAATATATTTTTTTCGAGGTTTAAATTCTGCAGATTTGGGAATCAGATAAATAATAGAGAAAAGAAGGCATATAAAAAGAGACAAGGTATGTCCTTGCCTCTCATAACGAATTTGTCTAACGCATTAATGTTTTAGCGAATAATAACGAATCATTTGTCTACCACTATAATATGAGAGACTTATCTACAAGTCAACCCTTAAGATTCGACAAACATTCCTCTATTTCTCTAAATTACGCTCTAGATAAGGGTGCAATCCAATTGCGCCCTTGTTCTGTTAACGCCAGACTTGGTTTGACATCTCCGTTTTTTAGTTCTTTATTCTCAGATCCAATTAGCTTCTCCACTTTCAATAAATCAATTAGTTCACTAGCAGAATTTGCCGGAATACCAAATTTAATAGAAAATTGGTTTCTAAGCCATGGAGCTCCTAAATACAATTCATTTTCAGAGCCAAATCGATTTTCCCATTCGTCGATAAACCGAAGTGCATCAATTTTATAAGATTCCAGATGATATTCTTTTATTTCTAGTTGTAAGAACTCTCGCAAATCTTCGCTATAATGAGAGTAATTGGTAATATCGGTATGCTTTGGAGCTGCTTCTGAAAGATAATATAGTTCTACTCGTTTTCCTTTATACATTAACCTACTCATAATAGGAACCATATCACTGTCAGCAGTAACAAATACATAACAAGAAATGTTCTCATCTTTATAAGTACTCTCAATTGCATCAATACATAACTCAATGTCAGATGAATTTTTTCGTGAATCGCCTTCTTTATCATTTGAATATACATGGCGAATCTGAACGCGCTGTTTTTGCAAATCTGTTAAACTGGAGCGAATACGTTGAAAATCAGCATAAGCACGGAATGTTCTTACTTGGTTTTGTCCGTATCTGTCCCACAAACAATTAAACAAATTCTTTTCTTCTGTCTCGTGGTTTGGATTATGATTATAACGGTTCATTAATGTCCAATAAACATTATCATAGTCAACAAAAATCGCTACATTACTATGCTCTTTTGTTCTAAATGCATTTGTTCGATCTTCTCTCTGAACTCTGCTCATTCTTTCAGCTGTTTTTTAACGATTGCTCGTTGCCCTCCCAAAACAGCCTCCCTCCTATTCATTCCCATGAGAGCGATGTCTTGTCGTCCATTATCGTGTTGTCGCATCAGTGAAGATAGTACTCTTAGTGTACGACAATTTATACCCCTTGCCTACGAAATTTTACAAAAACAAGGTTGGGCAAATTCAGTAGTAGTAAGATTCCCGCTTTTTAATTAGTTAAAACCTCTTCATGTAAATATATGATTTTCCCGTTGTTTTCATTCGAATAAACTAGTTGTCAAAATACTTGTTGACAAACAAGTGTATGAACCATATAGTACATACATATAGACTGTATGAATCGCATAATACATACACAGATGGAGGGATCGAATGTCTTTTATCAAATTGCTTCACTTTGAAATGAAACGCATTTGGAAGGCTTATGTTTTATTAGTTTTGCTTGTAACCGTAATGCAATTGGTCTCTATTTGGATAGCTTCTCGCAATAGAGTAGCTAACTTAGAAGCGTCTGCCAAACAACAAGGGTTAACCCTTGATCAACTCGGTCGAGATTATTCCTTTGATGGCGCTGAATTGTTTAATTCATTACCGATTATTGGTTCCATTATGTTATCGATCGCTGTACTACTTATCTATATGTTGCTAATTTGGTATCGAGATTGGTTTGGTAAAAACACAGTTATTTATCGCCTTCTCATGCTACCAACAAACAGAGCCTCACTTTATTTTGCTAAGTTAATAACGATATTCTCCCTTGTACTTGGATTGCTCTCACTTCAAATTCTTTTAATAATTGCAGGAGTCTCTATAGCAACGTCCATTATTCCTACGAACTTTTTTTATCATTCTCTCTCTGTAACTTCTGTCATTCAATACGGAGGACCTTTTAGTATTTTTCTCCCATCAACCCCATTATTTTTTGTCCTTGTATATGGGCTTGGTTTCACTTTTTTAAGCGTTGTCTTTACAGCAATTTTATTAGAACGTAGCTTTCGAATAAAAGGGTTGGTGTTTGGCGCGATGTACTTAGCGTTCATATTTACGGTGTTTATAAGTATTCTAGAAATGAGTTCAACCTATTTCTTTTTCTCTGAAACACTTTTAGTTATAGCAGCGACCGGTGTTATCATCCTTGTTTTGTCCATTTGGTTAAGTATTTATTTCTTACAGAAGAAGGTGACAGTATAATGATCTTCAAACGATACGGTTTCCTATTCGCTTTTTTCGCTACTTTGTCTGTCATTATCTCCTTATTTTATGTTCACCTAGGGACAGAAACAAAGCTTGAAAAAGAGCCTTTTGAGTGGACTACAATAAATGGAAACAGCAGTTATTTAAATGACTTATATTTTTCTGGATCAATACAACAATATAACTCTCTGGCTAACTCTTACTTATTCGAAGCCCCGGGTGGCACGATTCAATACAGTGATCCACTTTCGATTTTAGAACGGTACGATTCGACAGGACAACCCGAGCTTGATCGAATTATATTTAAAAACCGCTCATTATTTCGGGGTATTCACAATTCGCAACAGCTCGTTGCTGAAGATGAAAACTTTATAGCCGTTGTTCATGAGGAATATGATCCTATTACCCGCTCAAATCAAACGGTCGTAACAAGTTTTTCTGCAGATAACAATAAAAAAAGCAGTCTACAGATAAAGAGCCCAAATGATGTGGATTACAGTTGGTTTGGAGAAGGATACATAAAGAATGATACATTGTTCTTTACCGCATCTCTTTCTTCTCACTTCTATAACGAACAGAATGATATTCATGAAACTGAAGAAAGATCTGTCTATTACGCTGTCGACTTGAAAACGAATACGGTCACCGAAACGGTATTTCTTGATGACTTGTTGCTAGATGATTCTTCATCAGCAACAATAAGCTCAATTGATTTATTTTCTTTGCACGACACAGCCGTAGTAACGATAACAAATGAGGCGGATGCAGTTATTCATTACGCCACCATTGACCTTGAAAATGCGACAATCACAACACTGGATTACGAGTCACAACGACCTTTTCAAATCGCTGAAAATGAACAGGCTCTGCAATTTATTTCATATGATACTGAAACGATTACCTTATATGAATGGGAAAAACAAACACCAGAACAACTTGAGCTTGTAGCAACTTTTCCTTCACCAATTCAATTTGCAGATGATTCTATTCAGCTTTTTCACGTCAACGAACAATTGCTCTATATTCTTGCTAATAAAGAAACAGCTATTGATTCAGAAGTAAGATATACACTTTATACCGTTGGTCTTAATGATGAAGAAATACTCTATACAGGGGAAATGAGACCATCGCAAGAAAATGTCCACTTCTCATTCCAAGTTTTAAAGAGCATGTAGACGAGAAGGGAGCAACACGATGAAAATTCAGTTTAATAACCGTGAGCCTGTTTATATACAAGTGATTCGATACTTTAAAGAACAAATTGCAACTGGTCAACTTATCGCCGGAGAGGAAATTCCCTCCCGGCGCGAACTTGGCGCTCTTTTAAAAATTAACCCTAACACTGCACAAAGAGCTTATAAAGAAATGGAGGAGGCATTGTTGATCCATACTGAACGAAACAAACCAAGCCGTATCACATTTGATCAAGATATACTCGACGCGATTCGATCCGAACTTATTCATGAGTCTATTGATACATTTGTGCAGTCCATTCGTAGTATCAACGTTCCACTAGATGAGGTCATTGACTTGATGAAACAGCGTTACAATAAGGAGGATAATTAATATGATTAAAGTAAAAGGCGTCTCAAAAAAGTATGGTCGGAAAAAAGTACTCCACGATGTATCTTTTACAGCTCTCCCTGGAGAAATTACGTGTTTAATAGGAATTAACGGTGTTGGTAAAACCACAATCTTAAAAATCATTACGAACTTAACTCCTAAGAGTGGGGGAACAATTACAATTGATGGAGAACCTCTTAAACCAAAAAGTTATGAGTTAATTACGTTTATTCCTGACGCCATTCCTATGCCACCTTCAATGACGATTAATGATGCTATTATCTTTATGGATGATTTCTATAAGAGTTGGAATAATGAACGAGCAGAAGAACTTTTACTATTTTTTAAATTAGATCGCAGGACTAAAATTGGCGATTTATCAAAAGGGAACACCGCAAAGGTAAATTTACTTCTCGGACTCTCCTTGGACGTGCGCTATATCCTAATGGATGAACCCTTTTCCGGCATTGACATTTTTAGTAGAGAGCAAATTACTAATTTATTTTCAAGCGGATTCTTAGAAGATCGTGGTGTCCTAATAACAACTCATGAAATTAAAGACATTGAACACTTAATTGACAAAGCGGTTTTTCTAGATGAAGGGGTCATACTGAAGGAATTTAAAACAGAGGATATGCGGCTTCAAGAAGGGAAATCGATAGAAGACGTTATGCGTGAGGTGTATCAGCCTTGAACTACCTTAAACTAACACACTTTGAATTGAGACGTGTTATGCCTTTTTTCCTTAGCGCTATTGGTCTATTTGCTTTAATTCAATTTACGCTCGTTTTTTTCTATCAACGTCGTCTTTATAAATTTCTTTCAGAGGAATTACGAAGTGGCGGGACGATTGAGACCTTTGCTCTCGATTGGGGACCCATCTCACTTTTTTCACTAGCCAACACTTCCCCCTTTTATATAGGTTCGTTTTTGCTTATTTTCGCAACAACTATTGGGTATTCCCTATTTATTTGGTATAGAGATTGGTTTGGGAAACACCTATTTATTTATCGACTTTTGCTTATGCCGGTTCATCGAATGACCATTTACTCTGCTAAATTCAGTGCCATCGTGGTGATGCTGCTTGCACTTGTTGCTTCGCAGCTTGTATTTATTCCACTTCAGACGCAGTTACTAACTATGAATTTACCAAATCAATTAATTGAACCTGCTTCTTTTTCTCTTTTATATTCAGCAAATTGGTTATTTGGTCCCGCATTTTCTATGGAGGTTCAAGCAAGTCTCACAATTTCCCTGCTTGCGCTTTTATTATTTTCACTTT
This window encodes:
- a CDS encoding ABC transporter ATP-binding protein, which translates into the protein MIKVKGVSKKYGRKKVLHDVSFTALPGEITCLIGINGVGKTTILKIITNLTPKSGGTITIDGEPLKPKSYELITFIPDAIPMPPSMTINDAIIFMDDFYKSWNNERAEELLLFFKLDRRTKIGDLSKGNTAKVNLLLGLSLDVRYILMDEPFSGIDIFSREQITNLFSSGFLEDRGVLITTHEIKDIEHLIDKAVFLDEGVILKEFKTEDMRLQEGKSIEDVMREVYQP
- a CDS encoding NYN domain-containing protein; protein product: MSRVQREDRTNAFRTKEHSNVAIFVDYDNVYWTLMNRYNHNPNHETEEKNLFNCLWDRYGQNQVRTFRAYADFQRIRSSLTDLQKQRVQIRHVYSNDKEGDSRKNSSDIELCIDAIESTYKDENISCYVFVTADSDMVPIMSRLMYKGKRVELYYLSEAAPKHTDITNYSHYSEDLREFLQLEIKEYHLESYKIDALRFIDEWENRFGSENELYLGAPWLRNQFSIKFGIPANSASELIDLLKVEKLIGSENKELKNGDVKPSLALTEQGRNWIAPLSRA
- a CDS encoding GntR family transcriptional regulator, producing MKIQFNNREPVYIQVIRYFKEQIATGQLIAGEEIPSRRELGALLKINPNTAQRAYKEMEEALLIHTERNKPSRITFDQDILDAIRSELIHESIDTFVQSIRSINVPLDEVIDLMKQRYNKEDN